The Primulina tabacum isolate GXHZ01 chromosome 1, ASM2559414v2, whole genome shotgun sequence genome contains the following window.
CGTACATGAACCGAGTAATGATGCTCGTTTTTCCGACAGATTGATCTCCCAAGAATACTAACTTGTACTTTGCTAAAGCCGAAACCGGAGCCATGAGTTGAATTTAGGTCGATTGAATCATAAACTGGATCAGATTGCCGAACTAGGATCGACGGAAAATAATTGGAGAATCAGCCGCGGAATTGGATCCGGTATGTATAAATTTGTAGGACTCGACTATTTGCGCGTTTGGGTTTTTCCAAACGCGTGGGCTTGCATACGCGCTTGTGCTTTAGAGGTTAGTCTTTAGGTGAAATAAAGTCATTAATACAAGTGATTTTTTtagcaaattttttttatagatatagtaaaattaaatataaaaacacaACTAATAGTCAGCTGCTCGTAGTCAATAAATCCGAAATTTGAGTCAATATCTTATATTCGAGactcaataatatatttatatatatatatagttacaaattattcatttatttattcTGATTAACTATTTTAAATTGTGTTCTACTTTTTCTAATTTCAAATTCGTGAACGTTTTCAATATATATTAGTAATTTACTAGTTTTCATCAAAATGATGAgtgagatatttaaaaaaaaatgttagcATCTTAAAAAACTAGAAAACAAGAATTATATTTACAGCCAGCATCAACAAGAAAATAATCTGGAAACAAGTGATATAAATATAAGATAATTTGATAAATTGGTTTAagatttatattgtttttatctttttattttattatttattattcttatttgtaaaaatatattaaaaatgaaagaattgttATCGAGtagtagtttaattaattaattaaataaaaaatgttgtGTTAAATATTTCGATAGATAAACTTAAAGATAAAGGccattatataaatattttagataaacaaaaaaaaatttgagagaggTGGGGCGGGGCTGAGGCTGAGCCGAGGAGATTCGGGTCACCCCTCACCTTGGCTCCGTCTCTTGCAGTGACAAAACAAGAGAACTCAGTCACTAGTCACTACTCACCCTTCGGAAGATGGCGTTTTCTAAGTAAACTATTTTCActcaaatataattttgaaCTGAACTTTTCGGAAAGTTAGGTTATTATTGAACTATAAATTTGCAAATGGAAATATTTTTCTCGTTGGTTTTGACAAGAAAATcctcatataataattttttttaattaaaattatactaTTTTCGTTTCCtcgtaaataattattatatttaattctaCGAGAAAAGAAATTATTGTTAATGATTAGTTTTTGACATGATGATATACCCGATAGATTAGAAGCCACTCTTCCATTGAATTATTTCTCAAGAAAATCAAAGTAACTAGCTATGGATTAATGTCCAAGGCCGCTTCATTGATTGCATCGCCGtgtataataatatcatatcattacaaaaataatattccACCAACAAATTGCAGTCTATATTTCAATATAATTTTCAGATTTTATTCGAGAGAAGATTTCTTTATTCCAAAGtctttaattttttctttataaatatatattgcatacTTGAATTTTCACTTATATTACACAAATAAATCAACgccattaaattaaataaaaaatactaaACACCATAAATTCACGGTAAGAGGAATAGGGTAGACTGACTTATTTTTTGAggtattaaaaatataatttttcttctttttttttaatgacaAAACAACTTTTTGATACAAATATCTACGAAAAATGATGATTTGATACATCGTAATGATAAAATCCATCCTTGTATTGCAGTTGCAGTTGGTTCAATCCGAAGAACCCGCTTGAATGATACGCATAACCGAAAGCGCCACCGCCGAAAGCTGAAACGAATCCTTATTCCTCTTCGTCAATGGCGAAACTACACCTTCCTTCTCCCCAAACCCATCCTCACAGGTCGTCGCGGCATCCATGATCGAACTTATCTGGATATTAGCGTCGTCGAAACGCTTGCTGTTGTAATATTTCATGGCCAGTTTGACGGTGGGAATGGCATCCGAGTAAAGATCAAAGCAATCATTCAAACACTGCCTCACATAAGGATCCCATTTCTTGTTTTTCAGCAACTGTTTGATGTTGCAACGGGTATCGGTGACGTTGTACCTGACGAGCCGGATGGAGATCATGCCGAGGCCTTGCAGGGCAGCGCATTGGCTGGCGGGGGCTGCCTGCAGGGAAGTTTTGCAGAAACTGTAGTTGATGTTCGGGTCGTTTTTGGAGGAGGTTTGGCATGCCGAGTGGATTAAATTCTGGGATTTTGCGGCATGGATTGTGATCAGGATTGCGAGGAAGAGGGTTGAAGATGTGATTGAGATGAAAATCTTCATATTTTCCTTTGTGTTTTAGTGGCTTTTTTTCCTTGGTGATTATTTCTTGTTATCAATCTACTCACTTGCATTGTTGCGTGAGATTGTTTGTATATATAGAGCAGCTGGCGTATCGATACACGTCATAcactttaatataaaatgacAATTAGGAGCTCAACTTGCGTAAAATTATTGCAATtagttaattttaatttttgagttTTAAATGTCGAaaggattaattttttttagaaaaataatttatggattttatgtaaaaaaaatttcccaAGAAATGAATTTGCAAGGTACAAAGGATAAGTGGTTTTCAGAAAACCAAAAATATTAAAGTACAATTTTTTCTTATAGtcctcttttcttttctttattttttttaaatacaatatggataaatagataatatattaaataatatttaaaattgcgTAGGTTTTAGGTgtgtcatgtttttttttttttaaaaaagtaatatCGCTAATTATAAGATATTTCAAGATTCTTGAGTTGGGACAAAAATCAGACAAATAAATCAgaattgttgtgaaaaagtaaaaatttatggtaaaaagtaaaaatctcaaactctcaaaatttacca
Protein-coding sequences here:
- the LOC142520122 gene encoding putative invertase inhibitor — encoded protein: MKIFISITSSTLFLAILITIHAAKSQNLIHSACQTSSKNDPNINYSFCKTSLQAAPASQCAALQGLGMISIRLVRYNVTDTRCNIKQLLKNKKWDPYVRQCLNDCFDLYSDAIPTVKLAMKYYNSKRFDDANIQISSIMDAATTCEDGFGEKEGVVSPLTKRNKDSFQLSAVALSVMRIIQAGSSD